The Pseudomonas fluorescens genome includes a window with the following:
- the rnr gene encoding ribonuclease R, which produces MADWQSLDPEAAREAEKYENPIPSRELILAHLADRGSPASREQLVEEFGLTTEDQLEALRRRLRAMERDAQLIYTRRGTYAPVDKLDLILGRIAGHRDGFGFLIPDDGSDDLFMSPAQMRLVFDGDRALARVSGLDRRGRREGVIVEVVSRAHESIVGRYFEEGGIGFVVPDNPKVQQEVLITPGRNGAAKVGQFVEVKITHWPTARFQPQGDIVEVVGNYMAPGMEIDVALRTYDIPHVWPEAVLKEAAKLKPEVEEKDKEKRIDLRHLPFVTIDGEDARDFDDAVYCEAKPGKLRLFSGGWKLFVAIADVSSYVKIGSALDNEAQVRGNSVYFPERVIPMLPEQLSNGLCSLNPKVDRLAMVCEMTISKTGEMTDYQFYEAVIHSQARLTYNKVSTILETPKTSEAKALRAEYAGVVPHLKQLYSLYKVLLGARHVRGAIDFETQETRIVFGSERKIAAITPTTRNDAHKLIEECMLAANVATAEFLKKHEIPALYRVHDGPPPERLEKLRAFLGELGLSLHKGKDGPTPKDYQALLASIKDRPDYHVIQTVMLRSLSQAVYSADNQGHFGLNYEAYTHFTSPIRRYPDLLTHRAIRSVIHSKQNTPHVKRAGAMTIPKARIYPYDEAALEQLGEQCSMSERRADEATRDVVNWLKCEFMKDRVGESFPGVITAVTGFGLFVELTDIYVEGLVHVTALPGDYYHFDPVHHRLAGERTGRSFRLGDTVEVQVMRVDLDERKIDFGMSDKPAEAPTGRKKRGNETAAPATKGKGAPAKNAEPEPAKAGRRSSVKDKAPEAYRPSDAAAKNAELRKSRELKQQLLNEAKSGGKAASGGKSHGAEKPSSKPSKHRKGPPKAGSAPAKSGGSRKPKAKS; this is translated from the coding sequence ATGGCCGATTGGCAGTCCCTCGATCCCGAGGCCGCTCGTGAAGCGGAAAAATATGAAAACCCTATTCCTAGCCGCGAACTGATCCTGGCGCATCTCGCCGATCGGGGTTCGCCTGCTAGTCGCGAGCAGTTGGTCGAAGAGTTCGGTCTGACCACCGAGGACCAACTCGAAGCCCTGCGCCGCCGTCTGCGCGCCATGGAGCGCGACGCTCAACTGATCTACACCCGGCGCGGCACCTATGCGCCGGTGGACAAGCTCGACCTGATCCTGGGCCGCATCGCCGGTCACCGTGACGGCTTCGGTTTCCTGATCCCGGACGACGGCAGCGACGACCTGTTCATGAGCCCGGCGCAAATGCGCCTGGTATTCGACGGCGACCGTGCCCTGGCCCGCGTTTCCGGCCTGGACCGTCGTGGTCGCCGTGAAGGCGTGATCGTCGAAGTGGTGTCCCGTGCCCACGAGTCCATCGTTGGCCGTTACTTCGAAGAAGGTGGTATCGGTTTTGTCGTGCCGGATAACCCGAAGGTCCAGCAGGAAGTGCTGATTACCCCGGGCCGTAATGGCGCCGCCAAGGTGGGTCAGTTCGTCGAGGTGAAAATCACCCACTGGCCAACGGCGCGCTTCCAGCCGCAGGGCGATATCGTTGAAGTGGTCGGCAACTACATGGCGCCGGGCATGGAGATCGACGTTGCGCTGCGCACCTACGACATTCCTCACGTCTGGCCCGAGGCCGTGCTCAAGGAAGCCGCCAAGCTCAAGCCGGAAGTTGAAGAGAAAGACAAAGAAAAACGCATCGACCTGCGTCATCTGCCGTTCGTCACCATCGATGGTGAAGACGCCCGCGACTTCGACGATGCGGTCTACTGCGAAGCCAAACCTGGCAAGCTGCGCCTGTTCTCCGGCGGCTGGAAGCTGTTCGTCGCGATTGCCGACGTGTCCAGCTACGTGAAGATCGGTTCGGCCCTGGATAACGAAGCCCAGGTGCGCGGCAACTCCGTGTATTTTCCTGAGCGCGTGATCCCGATGCTGCCTGAGCAGCTGTCCAACGGGCTGTGCTCGCTGAATCCGAAAGTCGACCGTTTGGCCATGGTGTGCGAGATGACCATCTCCAAGACCGGCGAAATGACCGACTACCAGTTCTACGAAGCGGTGATCCACTCCCAGGCGCGCCTGACCTACAACAAGGTCAGCACCATCCTGGAAACGCCCAAGACCAGCGAAGCCAAGGCCTTGCGTGCCGAATACGCTGGCGTGGTGCCGCACCTCAAGCAGCTTTATTCGCTGTACAAGGTGTTGCTGGGTGCCCGTCATGTGCGTGGCGCGATCGATTTCGAGACCCAGGAAACCCGGATTGTCTTCGGTTCCGAGCGCAAGATCGCGGCAATCACCCCGACGACCCGTAACGATGCGCACAAGCTGATCGAAGAGTGCATGCTGGCGGCCAACGTGGCCACCGCCGAATTCCTCAAGAAGCACGAGATCCCTGCGTTGTACCGCGTGCACGACGGCCCGCCGCCGGAGCGTCTGGAAAAACTGCGGGCCTTCCTCGGCGAGCTCGGCCTGTCCCTGCACAAAGGCAAGGACGGCCCGACGCCGAAGGACTACCAGGCACTGCTGGCGAGCATCAAGGACCGTCCGGATTATCATGTGATCCAGACCGTGATGCTGCGCTCCCTGAGCCAGGCGGTGTACAGCGCCGACAACCAGGGCCACTTTGGTCTGAATTACGAGGCGTACACCCACTTCACCTCGCCGATTCGCCGTTACCCGGACCTGCTCACGCACCGCGCGATCCGCAGCGTGATCCATTCCAAGCAGAACACCCCGCACGTCAAGCGCGCTGGTGCCATGACCATTCCGAAGGCACGGATCTATCCGTACGACGAAGCGGCCCTGGAACAGTTGGGCGAGCAGTGCTCCATGAGCGAGCGGCGCGCCGACGAAGCCACCCGCGACGTGGTGAACTGGCTCAAGTGCGAGTTCATGAAAGACCGCGTGGGCGAGTCGTTCCCAGGCGTGATCACCGCAGTGACAGGCTTTGGTTTGTTTGTCGAGCTGACCGACATCTACGTCGAGGGCTTGGTGCACGTTACCGCCTTGCCAGGTGATTACTACCACTTCGATCCTGTGCACCACCGCCTGGCGGGCGAGCGCACCGGTCGCAGCTTCCGTCTGGGCGACACCGTGGAAGTGCAGGTCATGCGCGTCGACCTCGATGAGCGCAAGATCGACTTCGGAATGTCTGACAAGCCCGCCGAAGCACCGACTGGCCGTAAAAAGCGTGGCAACGAGACCGCCGCGCCTGCGACCAAAGGTAAAGGTGCTCCTGCAAAAAACGCAGAACCTGAGCCAGCCAAGGCCGGTCGCCGTTCGTCAGTCAAGGACAAGGCTCCCGAAGCCTACCGCCCCAGCGACGCTGCGGCGAAAAATGCCGAGTTGCGCAAGAGCCGCGAGTTGAAGCAGCAGTTGCTCAACGAAGCCAAAAGCGGTGGTAAAGCGGCGTCTGGGGGAAAGTCCCACGGGGCGGAAAAGCCATCGAGCAAGCCAAGTAAACACCGTAAAGGCCCGCCAAAAGCGGGTTCGGCTCCTGCGAAAAGCGGCGGGTCGCGCAAACCTAAGGCCAAGTCATGA
- a CDS encoding methyl-accepting chemotaxis protein: MASAVNRFVDKLQPIVREAGDVAQRTGVEIGAMTLRNSGADAAAGMQRDEVAESLRALSQMADEAQSESQAMQAALQQVVEIRQATDENTRTSAKVGSLIEALAGQVDTGAKVIERLAQQSEQIEVVLTVIHGIAEQTNLLALNAAIEAARAGETGRGFAVVADEVRALASKTQSSTGDIQAHIVALQQGAREAVAAIGQAGRQASEGLVVLRDSARLQQSVQASVEQVHAAIGLATQAAAHQAQGAQAVRGRVETIHAQAEKAAQAVVETTASGKVLDSLAAQLKASLGQFRA, from the coding sequence ATGGCCTCGGCGGTCAATCGCTTTGTGGATAAGTTGCAGCCCATCGTGCGCGAGGCTGGCGATGTGGCCCAGCGTACCGGTGTGGAAATCGGTGCGATGACCTTGCGTAACTCCGGTGCCGATGCGGCGGCCGGGATGCAGCGTGATGAGGTGGCCGAGAGCCTGCGTGCACTGTCGCAAATGGCAGATGAGGCTCAATCGGAAAGCCAGGCGATGCAGGCGGCTTTGCAGCAGGTCGTGGAAATCCGCCAGGCCACTGATGAAAATACCCGCACTTCGGCCAAGGTCGGCAGCTTGATCGAGGCGTTGGCCGGGCAGGTAGACACCGGTGCGAAAGTGATTGAGCGGCTGGCGCAGCAGAGCGAACAGATCGAAGTGGTGCTGACGGTGATCCACGGCATCGCCGAGCAGACTAACTTGTTGGCCTTGAATGCGGCCATCGAGGCGGCGCGGGCCGGGGAAACGGGGCGCGGGTTTGCCGTGGTGGCGGATGAGGTGCGGGCCCTGGCGAGCAAGACCCAAAGTTCAACGGGCGATATCCAGGCGCATATCGTGGCCTTGCAGCAGGGCGCTCGCGAGGCGGTGGCCGCTATCGGCCAGGCTGGGCGCCAGGCCAGCGAAGGCTTGGTGGTGCTACGAGACAGTGCGCGATTGCAGCAGTCGGTGCAGGCGTCCGTCGAGCAGGTGCATGCGGCTATCGGCCTGGCGACTCAGGCCGCGGCTCATCAGGCCCAGGGCGCGCAAGCGGTGCGCGGGCGCGTGGAAACCATCCATGCCCAGGCCGAGAAGGCGGCCCAGGCCGTGGTCGAGACCACCGCCAGCGGCAAGGTGCTCGACAGCCTGGCTGCGCAATTGAAAGCAAGCCTGGGGCAGTTCCGGGCCTGA